Proteins encoded within one genomic window of Mustela erminea isolate mMusErm1 chromosome 21, mMusErm1.Pri, whole genome shotgun sequence:
- the ZNF596 gene encoding zinc finger protein 596 isoform X4, protein MDSQESVTFEDVAVDFTQEEWTLLDRSQRKLFRDVMLENISHLVSIGRQLYKSETISHLEPGEHLSKEGLGLLQCQSLDREDDLKKQEMILMQHVCKKDTALVSAMVLQ, encoded by the exons ATGGACTCACAA GAATCAGTGACGTTTGAGGATGTAGCTGTAGACTTTACTCAGGAAGAGTGGACCCTGCTGGACAGGTCCCAGAGAAAACTCTTCAGagatgtgatgctggagaacaTCAGTCACCTGGTCTCAATTG GCAGACAGCTCTACAAATCTGAAACGATTTCCCACTTGGAACCAGGAGAGCACCTTTCAAAAGAAGGGCTAGGTTTGCTGCAATGCCAGAGTCTGG ATAGGGAAGatgatcttaaaaaacaagaaatgatacTCATGCAACATGTCTGCAAGAAGGACACAGCATTAGTCAGTGCAATG GTGCTTCAGTAG
- the ZNF596 gene encoding zinc finger protein 596 isoform X2, which produces MLENISHLVSIGRQLYKSETISHLEPGEHLSKEGLGLLQCQSLDREDDLKKQEMILMQHVCKKDTALVSAMRSHTQENPFECNDFGENLTEILTWTQYVVPKMGKNPCISKECGKDSSCSPSFNTRKQSHTTSKSHECHQRGNAFIQSSAHRQTNTTQNGEKTFECHECGKAFGKSSNLRRHEMIHTGVKPHGCHLCGKAFTHCSDLRKHERIHTGEKSYGCHLCGKAFSKSYNLRRHEMIHTRKKPHECHLCGKAFTHCSDLNKHERTHFGEKPYGCHLCGKTFSKTSYLRQHERTHNGEKPYECHLCGKAFTHCSHLRKHERTHTGEKPYECHLCGKAFTESSVLRRHERTHTGEKPYECHLCWKAFTDSSVLKRHERTHTGEKPYECPLCGKAFNHSSVLRRHERTHTGEKPYKCSVCGKAFNRSYNFRLHKRIHTGEKPYKCYVCGKAFSKYFNLRQHEKIHVKIISVDDSPPIASNYKHS; this is translated from the exons atgctggagaacaTCAGTCACCTGGTCTCAATTG GCAGACAGCTCTACAAATCTGAAACGATTTCCCACTTGGAACCAGGAGAGCACCTTTCAAAAGAAGGGCTAGGTTTGCTGCAATGCCAGAGTCTGG ATAGGGAAGatgatcttaaaaaacaagaaatgatacTCATGCAACATGTCTGCAAGAAGGACACAGCATTAGTCAGTGCAATG AGATCTCACACTCAGGAGAATCCTTTTGAATGCAATGATTTTGGAGAAAATTTAACTGAAATACTAACATGGACTCAATATGTGGTACCTAAAATGGGAAAGAATCCCTGTATCAGCAAAGAATGTGGGAAAGACAGCAGTTGTTCCCCATCATTTAATACACGTAAGCAGAGTCACACTACAAGTAAATCACATGAATGTCATCAGCGTGGGAATGCCTTTATTCAAAGCTCTGCCCATAGACAAACCAATACTACTCAGAatggagagaaaacatttgaatgtcatgaatgtgggaaagcctttggAAAAAGTTCTAACCTGAGGCGACATGAGATGATTCACACTGGAGTGAAACCACATGGATGTCATCTGTGTGGGAAGGCCTTCACTCATTGTTCTGACCTTAGAAAACATgagagaattcacactggagagaaatcATATGGATGTCATctgtgtgggaaagccttcagtaAGAGTTATAACCTTCGGCGACACGAGATGATTCACACAAGGAAAAAACCCCATGAATGCCATctgtgtgggaaagccttcactCACTGTTCTGACCTTAACAAACATGAAAGAACTCACTTTGGAGAGAAACCATATGGATGCCATCTATGTGGGAAGACCTTCAGTAAAACTTCGTACCTTAGACAACATGAGCGAACTCATAATGGAGAGAAACCGTATGAGTGTCATCTCTGTGGAAAGGCATTCACTCACTGTTCTCACCTTAGAAAACACGAGAgaactcacactggagagaaaccctacgAATGTCATCTATGTGGGAAAGCTTTCACTGAATCTTCTGTCCTTAGACGACATGAGAGAacccacactggagagaaaccgtaTGAATGTCACCTCTGTTGGAAAGCCTTTACTGATTCTTCTGTCCTTAAAAGACATGAGAGAactcacactggagaaaaaccatACGAATGTCCCCTGTGTGGGAAAGCTTTCAATCACTCTTCTGTCCTTAGACGACATGAGAGAACTCACACCGGTGAGAAACCGTACAAATGCAGTGTATGTGGAAAAGCCTTCAACAGAAGCTATAATTTTAGATTGCATAAGAGaatccacactggagagaaaccatatAAATGTTATgtatgtgggaaagccttcagtaaatattttaacctTAGACAacatgagaaaatacatgtaaaaataatcaGTGTAGACGATTCACCACCTATAGCTTCAAACTATAAACACTCTTGA
- the ZNF596 gene encoding zinc finger protein 596 isoform X1, protein MDSQESVTFEDVAVDFTQEEWTLLDRSQRKLFRDVMLENISHLVSIGRQLYKSETISHLEPGEHLSKEGLGLLQCQSLDREDDLKKQEMILMQHVCKKDTALVSAMRSHTQENPFECNDFGENLTEILTWTQYVVPKMGKNPCISKECGKDSSCSPSFNTRKQSHTTSKSHECHQRGNAFIQSSAHRQTNTTQNGEKTFECHECGKAFGKSSNLRRHEMIHTGVKPHGCHLCGKAFTHCSDLRKHERIHTGEKSYGCHLCGKAFSKSYNLRRHEMIHTRKKPHECHLCGKAFTHCSDLNKHERTHFGEKPYGCHLCGKTFSKTSYLRQHERTHNGEKPYECHLCGKAFTHCSHLRKHERTHTGEKPYECHLCGKAFTESSVLRRHERTHTGEKPYECHLCWKAFTDSSVLKRHERTHTGEKPYECPLCGKAFNHSSVLRRHERTHTGEKPYKCSVCGKAFNRSYNFRLHKRIHTGEKPYKCYVCGKAFSKYFNLRQHEKIHVKIISVDDSPPIASNYKHS, encoded by the exons ATGGACTCACAA GAATCAGTGACGTTTGAGGATGTAGCTGTAGACTTTACTCAGGAAGAGTGGACCCTGCTGGACAGGTCCCAGAGAAAACTCTTCAGagatgtgatgctggagaacaTCAGTCACCTGGTCTCAATTG GCAGACAGCTCTACAAATCTGAAACGATTTCCCACTTGGAACCAGGAGAGCACCTTTCAAAAGAAGGGCTAGGTTTGCTGCAATGCCAGAGTCTGG ATAGGGAAGatgatcttaaaaaacaagaaatgatacTCATGCAACATGTCTGCAAGAAGGACACAGCATTAGTCAGTGCAATG AGATCTCACACTCAGGAGAATCCTTTTGAATGCAATGATTTTGGAGAAAATTTAACTGAAATACTAACATGGACTCAATATGTGGTACCTAAAATGGGAAAGAATCCCTGTATCAGCAAAGAATGTGGGAAAGACAGCAGTTGTTCCCCATCATTTAATACACGTAAGCAGAGTCACACTACAAGTAAATCACATGAATGTCATCAGCGTGGGAATGCCTTTATTCAAAGCTCTGCCCATAGACAAACCAATACTACTCAGAatggagagaaaacatttgaatgtcatgaatgtgggaaagcctttggAAAAAGTTCTAACCTGAGGCGACATGAGATGATTCACACTGGAGTGAAACCACATGGATGTCATCTGTGTGGGAAGGCCTTCACTCATTGTTCTGACCTTAGAAAACATgagagaattcacactggagagaaatcATATGGATGTCATctgtgtgggaaagccttcagtaAGAGTTATAACCTTCGGCGACACGAGATGATTCACACAAGGAAAAAACCCCATGAATGCCATctgtgtgggaaagccttcactCACTGTTCTGACCTTAACAAACATGAAAGAACTCACTTTGGAGAGAAACCATATGGATGCCATCTATGTGGGAAGACCTTCAGTAAAACTTCGTACCTTAGACAACATGAGCGAACTCATAATGGAGAGAAACCGTATGAGTGTCATCTCTGTGGAAAGGCATTCACTCACTGTTCTCACCTTAGAAAACACGAGAgaactcacactggagagaaaccctacgAATGTCATCTATGTGGGAAAGCTTTCACTGAATCTTCTGTCCTTAGACGACATGAGAGAacccacactggagagaaaccgtaTGAATGTCACCTCTGTTGGAAAGCCTTTACTGATTCTTCTGTCCTTAAAAGACATGAGAGAactcacactggagaaaaaccatACGAATGTCCCCTGTGTGGGAAAGCTTTCAATCACTCTTCTGTCCTTAGACGACATGAGAGAACTCACACCGGTGAGAAACCGTACAAATGCAGTGTATGTGGAAAAGCCTTCAACAGAAGCTATAATTTTAGATTGCATAAGAGaatccacactggagagaaaccatatAAATGTTATgtatgtgggaaagccttcagtaaatattttaacctTAGACAacatgagaaaatacatgtaaaaataatcaGTGTAGACGATTCACCACCTATAGCTTCAAACTATAAACACTCTTGA
- the ZNF596 gene encoding zinc finger protein 596 isoform X3 gives MILMQHVCKKDTALVSAMRSHTQENPFECNDFGENLTEILTWTQYVVPKMGKNPCISKECGKDSSCSPSFNTRKQSHTTSKSHECHQRGNAFIQSSAHRQTNTTQNGEKTFECHECGKAFGKSSNLRRHEMIHTGVKPHGCHLCGKAFTHCSDLRKHERIHTGEKSYGCHLCGKAFSKSYNLRRHEMIHTRKKPHECHLCGKAFTHCSDLNKHERTHFGEKPYGCHLCGKTFSKTSYLRQHERTHNGEKPYECHLCGKAFTHCSHLRKHERTHTGEKPYECHLCGKAFTESSVLRRHERTHTGEKPYECHLCWKAFTDSSVLKRHERTHTGEKPYECPLCGKAFNHSSVLRRHERTHTGEKPYKCSVCGKAFNRSYNFRLHKRIHTGEKPYKCYVCGKAFSKYFNLRQHEKIHVKIISVDDSPPIASNYKHS, from the exons atgatacTCATGCAACATGTCTGCAAGAAGGACACAGCATTAGTCAGTGCAATG AGATCTCACACTCAGGAGAATCCTTTTGAATGCAATGATTTTGGAGAAAATTTAACTGAAATACTAACATGGACTCAATATGTGGTACCTAAAATGGGAAAGAATCCCTGTATCAGCAAAGAATGTGGGAAAGACAGCAGTTGTTCCCCATCATTTAATACACGTAAGCAGAGTCACACTACAAGTAAATCACATGAATGTCATCAGCGTGGGAATGCCTTTATTCAAAGCTCTGCCCATAGACAAACCAATACTACTCAGAatggagagaaaacatttgaatgtcatgaatgtgggaaagcctttggAAAAAGTTCTAACCTGAGGCGACATGAGATGATTCACACTGGAGTGAAACCACATGGATGTCATCTGTGTGGGAAGGCCTTCACTCATTGTTCTGACCTTAGAAAACATgagagaattcacactggagagaaatcATATGGATGTCATctgtgtgggaaagccttcagtaAGAGTTATAACCTTCGGCGACACGAGATGATTCACACAAGGAAAAAACCCCATGAATGCCATctgtgtgggaaagccttcactCACTGTTCTGACCTTAACAAACATGAAAGAACTCACTTTGGAGAGAAACCATATGGATGCCATCTATGTGGGAAGACCTTCAGTAAAACTTCGTACCTTAGACAACATGAGCGAACTCATAATGGAGAGAAACCGTATGAGTGTCATCTCTGTGGAAAGGCATTCACTCACTGTTCTCACCTTAGAAAACACGAGAgaactcacactggagagaaaccctacgAATGTCATCTATGTGGGAAAGCTTTCACTGAATCTTCTGTCCTTAGACGACATGAGAGAacccacactggagagaaaccgtaTGAATGTCACCTCTGTTGGAAAGCCTTTACTGATTCTTCTGTCCTTAAAAGACATGAGAGAactcacactggagaaaaaccatACGAATGTCCCCTGTGTGGGAAAGCTTTCAATCACTCTTCTGTCCTTAGACGACATGAGAGAACTCACACCGGTGAGAAACCGTACAAATGCAGTGTATGTGGAAAAGCCTTCAACAGAAGCTATAATTTTAGATTGCATAAGAGaatccacactggagagaaaccatatAAATGTTATgtatgtgggaaagccttcagtaaatattttaacctTAGACAacatgagaaaatacatgtaaaaataatcaGTGTAGACGATTCACCACCTATAGCTTCAAACTATAAACACTCTTGA